The Streptococcus sp. 29896 genome includes a region encoding these proteins:
- a CDS encoding recombinase family protein: MTKVGYARVSSKEQNLDRQLKALEGVSKVFSDKASGQSVERPQLQAMLNYIREGDIVVVTELDRLGRNNKELTELMNQIQIKGATLEVLNLPSMNGIEDENLRRLINNLVIELYKYQAESERKRIKERQAQGIEIAKKKGKFKGRQLKFKENDPRLQHAFDLFLNGLSDKEVEEQTGINRRTFRRYRSRYNVTVDQRKNNEKRDS, encoded by the coding sequence ATGACTAAAGTAGGGTATGCACGTGTCAGTAGCAAAGAACAGAACTTAGATAGACAACTGAAAGCGTTAGAGGGCGTTTCTAAGGTCTTTTCAGACAAAGCAAGCGGTCAATCGGTCGAACGCCCACAATTACAAGCTATGCTTAACTATATTCGTGAAGGGGATATAGTTGTTGTTACTGAATTAGATCGATTAGGACGAAATAATAAAGAATTAACAGAATTGATGAATCAAATTCAAATTAAGGGGGCAACCCTGGAAGTCTTAAATTTACCCTCAATGAATGGTATTGAAGATGAAAATTTAAGACGGCTGATTAATAATTTAGTGATTGAATTGTATAAGTACCAAGCGGAATCTGAACGCAAACGAATTAAAGAACGCCAAGCCCAAGGAATTGAAATTGCTAAGAAAAAAGGAAAATTCAAAGGGCGACAACTGAAATTCAAAGAAAATGATCCACGTTTACAACACGCTTTCGATTTGTTTTTGAACGGTTTATCCGATAAAGAAGTTGAAGAACAAACTGGAATTAATCGCCGAACGTTTAGAAGGTATCGATCAAGATACAACGTGACAGTCGATCAAAGAAAAAACAATGAAAAGAGGGATAGTTAA
- a CDS encoding helical hairpin domain-containing protein — translation MVVTKVKQIKSVNKLSDGIKYIEDGAKTIGAELLDSDLNFPIKFVNGQPVSQLVSGNLIIDVESAYSEMMQLKQLANLEKGRPINNEELVKNDVLAHHVIQSFSPEDNLTPEQVHEIGRKTALELTGGSHQFVIATHMDKGHLHNHIYINSTNSVTLNKFRWQKGTKKALEQISDKYADLAGAKILENKNQFGHKEYSAYQKENIFKLEIKSRLEFLLKHSVNLSDFQEKAKALNLAVDFSGKYAKYKLLDKDQKRNTRDSTLSKKGRYSLEQIQERLAKNEIVHPLESIKSEYDKLQAEKAEDFEIRVKIEPWQIEHETDTGIYLQMQYGIANQGTVKIPSRLVDKQDDGSFDVFIKKSDFFYFINPDNSASNKFMKGSTLINQLAYESGEYILTKNPNISKLDLLVKEYNYLVSHNVSDSDQFHELRDRFIAQIEETQDSLDRLDDKVERLNKIASALEDIHSESPIDAKIAYQVLEELNISSSVNPKEIEKQVVEVSIERKALKEKFDSIVKDFTQYEKLEKHAQARRQETSYQTKAPEEIER, via the coding sequence TTGGTAGTAACAAAAGTCAAACAGATAAAATCAGTCAATAAATTATCTGATGGTATCAAGTATATTGAAGATGGTGCTAAAACCATTGGAGCTGAATTACTTGATTCAGATTTAAACTTTCCTATCAAGTTTGTAAATGGTCAACCTGTCTCTCAGTTGGTTTCAGGAAATCTGATAATTGATGTAGAGTCTGCTTATTCAGAAATGATGCAACTGAAGCAACTTGCCAATTTAGAAAAAGGCAGACCAATCAATAATGAGGAGTTGGTCAAAAATGACGTTTTAGCCCACCATGTTATTCAATCATTTTCCCCTGAAGATAATCTGACACCTGAACAGGTACATGAAATTGGACGAAAGACGGCACTTGAGTTGACAGGTGGAAGTCATCAATTTGTGATTGCCACTCACATGGACAAGGGGCATCTACACAATCACATTTATATCAATTCCACTAACTCAGTAACTCTTAATAAATTCAGATGGCAGAAGGGCACAAAAAAAGCCCTGGAGCAAATTTCTGATAAGTATGCTGATTTAGCAGGAGCAAAAATCCTTGAAAATAAAAATCAATTTGGTCACAAAGAATACTCAGCTTATCAGAAAGAAAATATCTTCAAATTAGAAATCAAGTCCCGTCTTGAATTTTTGCTGAAGCACTCAGTTAACCTATCAGATTTTCAAGAAAAGGCAAAGGCGCTTAATCTTGCAGTGGACTTTTCGGGCAAATATGCCAAGTATAAATTACTTGATAAAGACCAAAAGAGAAATACCCGTGACAGTACCTTGTCAAAAAAGGGACGTTACTCTTTGGAACAAATTCAAGAGCGACTAGCTAAAAATGAAATCGTGCATCCGCTAGAGTCAATTAAAAGCGAGTATGACAAATTACAAGCCGAGAAAGCTGAAGATTTTGAAATCAGGGTCAAAATTGAACCGTGGCAGATCGAGCATGAAACAGACACAGGGATTTATCTTCAAATGCAGTATGGGATAGCCAATCAAGGAACAGTTAAAATTCCAAGTCGCTTAGTTGATAAACAGGATGACGGGAGCTTTGATGTCTTTATCAAGAAATCTGATTTTTTCTATTTCATCAATCCTGACAATTCAGCAAGTAACAAATTTATGAAAGGGTCAACGCTTATCAATCAGCTTGCTTATGAGAGTGGAGAATATATCTTGACCAAGAACCCTAATATTTCCAAGTTGGATTTACTGGTCAAGGAATATAATTACCTAGTCAGTCATAATGTATCTGATTCTGACCAGTTTCATGAACTACGTGACCGCTTCATTGCTCAAATCGAAGAAACACAAGATTCATTAGATAGGCTTGATGACAAAGTGGAACGCTTGAACAAGATTGCTTCAGCGCTTGAAGATATTCATTCAGAAAGTCCGATTGATGCAAAAATAGCTTATCAAGTTTTGGAAGAACTCAATATCTCATCTTCAGTCAATCCAAAAGAGATTGAAAAACAGGTTGTCGAGGTTTCAATCGAGCGAAAAGCCCTGAAGGAAAAATTTGATAGTATTGTTAAAGACTTTACTCAATATGAAAAACTTGAGAAACACGCTCAAGCAAGAAGACAAGAAACTTCCTATCAGACAAAAGCCCCTGAAGAAATAGAAAGATAG
- a CDS encoding plasmid mobilization protein codes for MSDEKKLYRQIQRKFRVTPEENELIKSRMELHNFSNFNTYARYMLLTGEVVTVDYSELIKLRTEINRIGTNINQLVKYVNTNEEVSLENYRTLQESLAEVKRLVDENFNREIAHIEKVLKERKE; via the coding sequence ATGAGTGATGAAAAGAAACTATACAGACAAATTCAAAGAAAGTTCCGTGTTACCCCTGAAGAAAATGAACTAATCAAGAGTAGAATGGAGTTACATAATTTTTCAAATTTTAACACATACGCTCGTTATATGCTTTTGACTGGTGAGGTGGTAACGGTTGATTATTCTGAGTTGATAAAATTGAGAACAGAGATAAATAGAATTGGTACAAATATCAACCAACTTGTAAAATATGTCAACACGAATGAAGAAGTTAGTCTTGAAAATTATCGAACTTTGCAGGAATCACTAGCAGAGGTTAAGCGCTTGGTTGATGAAAATTTTAACCGAGAAATTGCCCATATTGAAAAAGTCTTGAAGGAAAGAAAGGAGTAA
- a CDS encoding PBECR4 domain-containing protein, translating into MASIEELKQLSILEVAESLGMQLHRTGSHTYAWQEHDSFTINTRDNYFNWFARSTGGDVIKMVQVVQEETSGQAISFKQAKHFLEDGSFDAVDVTAIPEKEPFHYYLEPYETEFKEGREYLKDVRGLSDETIDFFAEKGVLSQATKKTGDYFEPVLVFKSLDTQNEIIGASLQGIRENLDLYERGRLKQIMRASDGLTGMHIDIGTPSRLIFAEAPIDLMSYYELKKDTLKDVRLVAMDGLKESTVSRHVAELLSEVGELNGEVDQEKKSSFLADMARVTTFFEDGKHQDLITLAVDNDEAGHTFIERLTAKQIEVTLDLPPIAEDQDKMDWNDYLKESKYPTVKTQEKAPDRSQEPSNTGGELFNRNFSSLETEVSGIALQPEESKTQPDFPANVQLHFNIDKSVKSSYRLRGGYKYPEDKDIRTLNNYADSLQRSAQQYLDSFSNQKIIYAFNEDDQLNFLEVGFEKRHWMHLTGIMPIYDEHLPSVAEKFIDEVASGHLSFQNVTLGQGYNDKIKVLPMLPELLDSKAFTFNDLSSVQKFKRLELEKGIKPENEDLILALKMDDNSAVPASLMKLTHKAYQTIEPSQRTVLGVFAEKDNQIKTLSINHDFIKDDGKEMLETLRKSREIEPLKDEPNLKHGGLTMPTNQDLNLRNRFDQILREEEERKKDQARKDERERDSDGDGISDEVEKNQGTSPYNADTDGDGKSDNEEIGYGSNPLDVNHPNNQNQSSSAPTRSVAELIEAKDSKGLSQVLREGVKSYFESDTYKQYLTTMSKFHNYSPGNIQLIYMQNPEATHVASFKKWKDDFERNVNKGEKALRIFAPITLKKKDPKTHEPLLDENGNEQTYTSFKLVPVFDISQTNGKELAKPIYELEGTYEDYGNLYKSAKEVSEANGVPLSFSDDTGRAKGYYSPTNNEIVIKKGLSEQHTLKTIFHEMAHSDLHNMEKIQENPLKRSTAELQAESVAFVVASHYGLDTSDYSFGYLANWTDDPQGLTDLEGQIKIVQKEANSLISRIDKALEKYQSKEVTKDVFQDKINRLKQEAKEKPVEAKKEEQAKEEPKKLQKSDNEMNL; encoded by the coding sequence ATGGCAAGTATTGAAGAACTGAAGCAGTTATCCATTTTAGAGGTAGCTGAGAGCTTGGGAATGCAACTACACCGAACAGGAAGCCATACTTACGCCTGGCAAGAGCATGATTCCTTTACCATCAATACCAGGGATAACTATTTCAATTGGTTTGCCCGTTCTACTGGTGGTGATGTGATAAAAATGGTCCAGGTTGTCCAAGAGGAAACGTCAGGACAAGCCATTTCTTTTAAGCAAGCCAAGCATTTCTTGGAAGATGGGAGCTTTGATGCAGTGGATGTGACTGCAATCCCTGAAAAAGAACCTTTTCATTATTATCTTGAACCCTATGAAACAGAGTTTAAAGAGGGGAGAGAATACCTGAAGGACGTCAGGGGCTTGTCTGATGAGACGATCGATTTTTTCGCAGAAAAAGGCGTCTTATCACAAGCCACTAAAAAGACGGGTGACTACTTTGAACCTGTCCTAGTTTTTAAGAGTCTGGACACTCAAAATGAAATTATAGGGGCTTCTTTGCAAGGGATAAGGGAAAACTTAGACTTGTACGAAAGAGGGCGCTTAAAACAAATTATGAGGGCTTCAGATGGCTTGACAGGGATGCACATTGATATAGGGACACCATCTCGTCTAATCTTTGCAGAAGCCCCAATAGACCTGATGAGTTACTATGAACTCAAAAAGGACACCCTGAAGGATGTCCGATTAGTTGCTATGGATGGCTTAAAAGAATCAACTGTGAGTCGTCACGTGGCGGAACTCTTATCTGAAGTTGGTGAACTTAATGGCGAGGTTGACCAGGAGAAAAAATCTTCCTTCCTGGCTGATATGGCTAGAGTAACCACTTTCTTTGAAGATGGAAAACACCAGGATTTAATTACCCTTGCCGTTGATAATGATGAAGCAGGTCATACCTTTATTGAGCGCCTGACTGCTAAACAAATTGAAGTCACCCTTGACCTTCCACCAATAGCAGAAGACCAGGACAAAATGGACTGGAATGATTACTTGAAAGAATCTAAGTACCCAACAGTTAAGACACAAGAAAAAGCTCCTGACCGAAGTCAAGAGCCATCTAACACTGGGGGCGAATTGTTCAATCGCAATTTCAGTTCTTTAGAAACCGAAGTTTCAGGGATAGCACTGCAACCCGAAGAGTCAAAGACTCAACCTGATTTTCCTGCCAATGTTCAATTACATTTTAACATTGACAAGTCAGTTAAGTCAAGTTATAGGCTACGTGGTGGCTACAAATATCCTGAAGATAAGGACATAAGGACTCTAAACAACTATGCGGATAGTTTGCAACGGTCAGCCCAACAGTATTTAGACAGCTTTTCCAACCAAAAAATCATTTATGCTTTTAACGAAGATGACCAACTTAACTTTTTAGAGGTCGGCTTTGAAAAGAGACACTGGATGCACCTGACAGGAATAATGCCAATCTATGACGAACACTTGCCTTCAGTTGCTGAGAAATTTATTGATGAAGTGGCTTCAGGTCATCTGTCATTTCAGAATGTGACACTTGGTCAAGGCTATAACGATAAAATCAAAGTCTTGCCAATGTTACCTGAGCTGTTAGACTCCAAAGCCTTCACCTTTAATGACTTAAGTTCGGTCCAAAAGTTCAAGCGTTTGGAATTAGAAAAAGGAATTAAACCCGAAAATGAAGACCTCATTTTAGCTCTAAAAATGGATGACAATTCAGCCGTTCCTGCTTCATTGATGAAGCTAACTCATAAAGCTTATCAGACGATTGAGCCATCTCAAAGAACGGTATTAGGTGTGTTTGCTGAAAAGGATAATCAGATTAAAACACTATCCATCAATCATGATTTTATCAAGGATGATGGAAAAGAAATGCTTGAGACTTTGCGAAAAAGTCGAGAGATAGAACCACTTAAAGATGAACCAAATTTAAAACATGGAGGATTAACAATGCCAACTAATCAAGACTTAAATTTAAGAAATCGTTTTGACCAAATTCTCAGAGAAGAAGAGGAGAGAAAGAAAGACCAGGCACGAAAAGATGAACGTGAACGTGATTCAGATGGTGATGGGATTTCTGATGAAGTTGAAAAAAATCAAGGCACAAGTCCTTACAATGCTGATACAGATGGGGATGGAAAATCCGATAATGAAGAAATTGGTTACGGTTCAAATCCTTTGGATGTTAACCATCCAAACAATCAAAATCAATCCTCTTCAGCTCCAACAAGAAGTGTTGCAGAATTGATTGAAGCAAAAGATAGCAAGGGTCTTTCTCAGGTTTTAAGAGAAGGAGTCAAAAGTTATTTTGAGTCTGATACCTACAAACAATACTTGACCACCATGAGCAAGTTTCACAATTATTCCCCTGGGAATATTCAGTTGATTTACATGCAAAATCCTGAAGCTACACACGTGGCATCTTTTAAAAAATGGAAAGATGACTTTGAAAGAAATGTCAATAAGGGTGAAAAAGCCTTACGGATTTTTGCGCCAATTACCCTTAAAAAGAAAGACCCTAAAACGCATGAACCCCTTCTTGATGAAAATGGAAATGAACAAACCTACACGTCCTTTAAACTTGTTCCTGTCTTTGATATTTCCCAAACAAACGGAAAAGAATTAGCTAAACCCATCTATGAACTCGAAGGGACTTATGAAGATTATGGCAATCTTTATAAGTCAGCTAAAGAGGTTTCGGAAGCTAATGGCGTTCCCCTTTCTTTCAGTGATGATACAGGAAGGGCAAAAGGGTATTACTCACCAACCAACAATGAAATTGTTATTAAGAAGGGACTATCGGAGCAACATACGCTTAAAACCATTTTCCATGAAATGGCACATTCTGACTTGCACAACATGGAAAAAATTCAAGAAAATCCACTAAAAAGAAGTACCGCAGAATTACAAGCTGAGTCAGTTGCTTTTGTCGTTGCTAGTCACTATGGACTTGATACGAGTGATTATAGTTTTGGATATTTAGCGAACTGGACGGATGACCCTCAAGGTCTGACTGACCTAGAAGGTCAAATTAAAATTGTACAAAAAGAAGCTAATAGCCTGATTTCAAGAATTGATAAAGCCCTTGAAAAGTATCAAAGTAAAGAAGTTACAAAAGATGTTTTTCAAGATAAAATTAACCGCTTGAAACAAGAAGCTAAAGAAAAACCCGTTGAAGCTAAAAAGGAAGAGCAGGCGAAAGAAGAGCCAAAAAAATTACAAAAGAGCGACAACGAGATGAACCTGTAA